The following coding sequences lie in one Arachis ipaensis cultivar K30076 chromosome B05, Araip1.1, whole genome shotgun sequence genomic window:
- the LOC107644679 gene encoding extradiol ring-cleavage dioxygenase, translating to MALMSLKDTFYISHGSPTLAIDDSIEIRKVLKSWNRIFPQKPSAILVISGHWDTAVPSVNVVQRNETIYDFYGFPKPMYQLKYPAPGAPELARRVKELLQKSGFGRVDEDKRRGLDHGAWVPLLLMYPEADIPVCQLSVQSDKDGTHHYNMGKALTPLKDEGVLIIGSGSAVHNLRELRVHSGNTAVPWALEFDNWLKRALLEGRYEDVNNWDKKAPHAKKAHPWPDHFYPLHVAIGAAGGNPKAKVIHSNIELGSLSYASFQFTEVSDSCSA from the exons ATGGCTTTGATGAGTTTGAAGGACACTTTCTACATATCACATGGATCACCAACGTTGGCCATTGACGATTCGATTGAGATAAGGAAGGTTCTTAAATCGTGGAATCGGATTTTCCCGCAGAAACCTTCTGCCATTCTTGTTATCTCCGGTCATTGGGACACAGCAGTTCCCTCCGTCAATGTTGTTCAGAGAAACGAAACCATTTACGACTTTTATGGCTTCCCTAAACCCATGTACCAG CTTAAGTATCCAGCACCTGGGGCTCCAGAGTTGGCAAGGAGGGTGAAGGAACTACTTCAAAAATCCGGTTTTGGCCGTGTCGACGAAGACAAGAGGAGAGGGCTTGATCACGGTGCTTGGGTTCCACTCTTGTTGATGTACCCCGAAGCTGATATCCCGGTATGTCAATTGTCTGTTCAATCTGATAAGGATGGGACTCATCACTATAACATGGGAAAGGCATTGACACCTCTTAAAGATGAAGGTGTGCTTATAATTGGTTCTGGAAGTGCTGTTCACAATCTGAGAGAGCTTAGAGTTCATTCCGGCAACACTGCTGTTCCCTGGGCTCTGGAATTCGATAATTGGTTGAAAAGGGCTCTTCTTGAAGGAAG ATATGAGGATGTAAACAATTGGGATAAGAAAGCGCCGCACGCGAAGAAGGCTCATCCATGGCCAGATCACTTTTATCCACTTCATGTTGCCATTGGTGCAGCTGGTGGAAATCCAAAGGCCAAAGTTATCCACAGCAATATCGAATTAGGATCTCTCTCCTATGCCTCTTTCCAGTTTACTGAAGTTTCCGACTCGTGTTCTGCTTAA